The Desulfomonilia bacterium DNA segment GGAAATAGGTCTCCGGGCTTTTCAGGTTGCGCAGCATGAAGATACCCGTCCAGGGGCGCACTGTGACGCCGGTCGTCAATTTGCCGCAGGAAAGCGTGATTGTTTTGGTCGAAAGCGGATCGCCCATCGATTTTAACACCGGTTCCAATGCAGCTACGCCGATACCGGCGGATGAACCGGCGCACAGATTGATTTTATACGAATGGAAAAAGGTGTTCTGTTTCTGCGCCAACAGATTCATCATCGCATTACAAGACGCCACATTGGGCAAGAACCAGAACGTATGCGAGAGCACATTCAACAGCCGTGTATCGGAAAACGGCATTGGCGGACGCTTGTCCTGACCGAGTTTCATGTCATCCAAACTCGCCGGCAGATAGGATCCGCGAATCAGATCAAGCCATTTCTGCACCTCATTTTCATAGACAAACCTGGCTTCTTTGCCTTTCCCTTTGGCAGAGAAAAACACATTCAGGTCAAATTCGTCGAATTGTCCCTGCATGGCGATCTGTCGGATGCTTTCCGGTATGCGATACGTCATCATCACCATGCGCGGCAGGGCGGCATACGGATTATCGGAAGTGTCGCCCCAATTCTCCTTTGCCCGCTGTTCATCGGAATAAGTCCAGTTATAAATCTGCTCTTCGATAAATTCGCCGCTGTTGATGGCGCGGAACGGCGTGCCCGACAGAAACAGATAATACGATGTAGTGATTGGCAGAAAAGTTTCGTTGTAGGCGTTGTCCGCCTCATCCTTTTTGTATTTTTCCAGATCGAAATCGTAATCCTCATCTTCATCCGGCTGTTCAAACAAGCTTTTCGCATTGTCACGCCATGCGCCAAAATGGTATTCGTCAAAAATCACGAGGTCCCAGTTGCTGTCGTGGATAAACTCATTTTTGGTTTTGATACCACCCTTCTCATTGGTACCAAGTAAATCTTGAAACGAGCCGAAACACACAATGGGGCGGGTTTTATCCGCCTTTGCGTACTGCTCGTCCATGTTGATCTTATTGTTGTGGGCATCCTTGTTGGAGATAAACTGCCAGCCTTCAAAGTCTATATGGGTCATCAGGTCTTCATCCCAGGCTGCTTCTACGGCCGGTTTGAAGGTGAGTACCAGTATTTTTTTGAACCCCATACGTCTGGCAAGCTGATAGGCTGCGAACGTCTTGCCGAAGCGCATCTTGGCGTTCCACAGGAACTTGGGGGCGCGATCGGGAAAATCCCTTTTGGCAGCCGCAAAATATTCCATCGTTTTATCGACAGCTTCTTTTTGTTCGGGACGCAAGGTGAACATCTGCGTACGGTTTTCGATATTGGCAGTACCCGTCTTAATGGCGGCAATAGCCGCTTTGACTTCCTCGACACTGCAGCGGAACCACTCACCGCCGACCGCGCTGACTCTTTTCTGGCGCAAAACCTTGTGAACGTCATGATCGGTAAAGCAGGAGCCGTCATTGCGCATGGCGGACTCGACCAGCACGATTTGATAGGGCTTCAGTCCATCCGGGCGTTTGGTGGGATATTGCTGCGCGACACGCATTTCCACGTCTTTTTCCGTATAACCGACCTTCAGCAAGCCCTGATACTGCGGGTTGTTGTCGGAATAGGCGTAGATCATCGGGTGCGAATCCGGGCGTTGGGGGAAGAATTCTTTACTCATGGCTCTTATCCTCAGTTATTTCGTCCGCCTGCTCGTAGTAGTATGAATAATCCACACCTTTCATAAACATTTCACGGTCATTGATTCTGTCGGTTAAAGCGGAAGAGAGCAAAGCCTTGATCGGTGCGGAATCGGTTACGCTGCGCTCCATTGTGGTAA contains these protein-coding regions:
- a CDS encoding GIY-YIG nuclease family protein, whose translation is MSKEFFPQRPDSHPMIYAYSDNNPQYQGLLKVGYTEKDVEMRVAQQYPTKRPDGLKPYQIVLVESAMRNDGSCFTDHDVHKVLRQKRVSAVGGEWFRCSVEEVKAAIAAIKTGTANIENRTQMFTLRPEQKEAVDKTMEYFAAAKRDFPDRAPKFLWNAKMRFGKTFAAYQLARRMGFKKILVLTFKPAVEAAWDEDLMTHIDFEGWQFISNKDAHNNKINMDEQYAKADKTRPIVCFGSFQDLLGTNEKGGIKTKNEFIHDSNWDLVIFDEYHFGAWRDNAKSLFEQPDEDEDYDFDLEKYKKDEADNAYNETFLPITTSYYLFLSGTPFRAINSGEFIEEQIYNWTYSDEQRAKENWGDTSDNPYAALPRMVMMTYRIPESIRQIAMQGQFDEFDLNVFFSAKGKGKEARFVYENEVQKWLDLIRGSYLPASLDDMKLGQDKRPPMPFSDTRLLNVLSHTFWFLPNVASCNAMMNLLAQKQNTFFHSYKINLCAGSSAGIGVAALEPVLKSMGDPLSTKTITLSCGKLTTGVTVRPWTGIFMLRNLKSPETYFQAAFRVQSPWEITTGAGTREIMKHECYVFDFALDRALRQISDYSCRLNINESNPERKVAEFINFLPVLAYDGSSMKQINAQEILDIALAGTSATLLAKRWESALLVNVDNDTLARLMASKEAMAALMRIEGFRSLNADIEMIINKSETVKKAKQIGTDGLSPKEKKELTDEEKEYKSMRKQIQEKLIKFATRIPIFMYLTDYREHSLQDVITQLEPGLFNKVTGLDVKDFELLVSLNVFNSSIMNDAITKFKRYEDSSLSYTGIDKHAGEDIGGWDIVIKRSEYEALFYNQQFTMEPSADYVPELPDEGFSVDLDEDQEEAEEPVVTKSAKPAAYPKHARKNRGATSLPELITASFGIKPPFAPQPVRIEEKPKVDTYNITVGSIVRHNSFGAGSVIELDKGEITVAFEQGQKSFVYPDAFENGFLKV
- a CDS encoding cell filamentation protein Fic, whose amino-acid sequence is KYVEMNAAHPFMEGNGRSMRIWLDLLLKKRLKRCVDWSRVGKKAYLTTMERSVTDSAPIKALLSSALTDRINDREMFMKGVDYSYYYEQADEITEDKSHE